Proteins encoded within one genomic window of Cyprinus carpio isolate SPL01 chromosome B22, ASM1834038v1, whole genome shotgun sequence:
- the LOC122141507 gene encoding nicalin-1 isoform X1: MFEEASEVLENMLKWSFPLSLVLFLVLVCPLRAEAAHEFSVYRMQQYDLQGQTYGSRNAILNTEARTVDAEVLSRRCVMVRLADFSYEKYQKALRQSAGAVVIILPQNMSTMPQDIVQQFMELEPELLATETIVPVYFALEDEELLSIYTQTQISSSSQGSSSAAEVLLHTATANGFQMVTSGAQSKAVSDWAITSLEGRLTGAGGEDLPTIVLVAHYDSFGVAPWLSYGADSNGSGVAVLLELARLFSRLYSYKRTHAGYNLLFFLSGGGKFNYQGTKRWLEDNLDHTDSSLLQDNVAFVLCLDTLGNSDNLHLHVSKPPKEGSPQHALLRELETVAAHQHPDLKFSMVHKKINLADDTLAWEHERFGIRRLPAFTLSHLESHRSPARHSIMDMRSVSSLEGAGEATAGPHVDLTKLSRNTKVIAEALARVIYNLTEKLSYVPQGVGGDLQIFTEQMQVQEDQLASLVDWLTAQPRAAQLLDKDSSIVNTLEYYLSRYLKDVKRHLVRADKRDPEFVFYDQLKQTMNAYRVKPAIFDLLLAVCIASYLGVLYLAVQNFGLLYGFLRRVTAPRVKQH; the protein is encoded by the exons TCTGGTGCTGGTGTGTCCGCTGCGCGCGGAAGCGGCGCACGAGTTCAGCGTCTACCGCATGCAGCAGTACGACCTGCAGGGACAAACCTACG GTTCCCGTAATGCCATTTTAAACACGGAGGCTCGTACGGTGGACGCCGAGGTGCTCAGCCGTCGATGTGTGATGGTGCGGCTCGCCGATTTCTCTTACGAGAAATATCAGAAAGCGCTGCGACAGTCGGCGGGGGCCGTGGTCATCATACTGCCCCAGAACATGTCCACGATGCCGCAGGACATAGTGCAG CAGTTCATGGAGCTGGAGCCGGAGCTGCTGGCCACGGAGACCATCGTGCCCGTGTACTTCGCTCTGGAGGACGAGGAGCTGCTGTCcatctacacacaaacacagatctcCTCTTCCTCACAGGGGTCTTCATCAGCTGCTGAAG TGCTGCTGCACACAGCGACAGCTAACGGTTTTCAGATGGTGACCAGTGGAGCTCAGAGTAAAGCTGTCAGTGACTGGGCCATTACTAGTCTAGAG GGTCGTCTCACAGGTGCGGGAGGAGAAGATCTGCCCACTATCGTCCTGGTGGCTCACTACGACTCTTTCGGAGTTGCTCCG TGGCTGTCGTATGGCGCAGACTCGAACGGCAGTGGCGTCGCCGTACTGCTGGAGCTCGCGCGACTGTTTTCCAGACTCTACTCCTACAAACGCACTCATGCAGG aTACAACCTGCTGTTTTTCTTGTCGGGAGGTGGGAAGTTTAACTACCAAGGCACGAAACGCTGGCTGGAGGACAACCTTGATCACACAG ATTCCAGTCTGCTCCAGGACAACGTGGCGTTTGTTTTGTGTCTGGACACTCTGGGTAACAGTGACAACCTTCACCTCCATGTCTCTAAACCACCGAAAGAGGGAAGCCCGCAGCACGCCCTTCTCAGAGAACTAGAGACT GTTGCGGCCCATCAGCACCCTGACCTGAAGTTCTCAATGGTCCACAAGAAGATCAACCTGGCAGACGACACCCTGGCGTGGGAGCACGAGCGCTTCGGCATCCGCCGCCTGCCCGCCTTCACCCTGTCCCACCTGGAGAGCCACCGCAGCCCCGCGCGCCACTCCATCATGGACATGCGGTCAGTGTCCTCTCTGGAGGGGGCGGGAGAGGCCACCGCTGG GCCTCACGTGGATCTGACGAAGCTCAGTCGCAACACTAAAGTCATCGCCGAAGCGCTGGCGAGAGTCATATACAACCTGACGGAGAAG CTGTCTTATGTCCCGCAGGGCGTCGGCGGAGACCTGCAGATCTTCACTGAACAGATG CAGGTGCAGGAGGATCAGCTGGCGTCACTGGTGGACTGGCTGACGGCCCAACCGCGAGCCGCCCAGCTGCTGGACAAAGACAGCAGCATCGTGAACACGCTGGAGTATTACCTGAGCCGCTATCTGAAGGACGTCAAGAGACACCTGGTCAGAGCCGACAAGAG ggACCCTGAATTTGTCTTTTATGATCAACTCAAGCAGACCATGAATGCTTATAG GGTAAAACCAGCTATCTTTGACCTGCTGCTAGCTGTCTGTATCGCATCTTATCTTGGAGTGCTGTATTTGGCTGTTCAG AATTTTGGACTTCTGTACGGTTTCCTGCGTAGAGTCACAGCTCCTCGGGTCAAACAGCATTAA